Within the Blastocatellia bacterium genome, the region TTCATTCATGAGCTGCTCGGTGCGCTCTTTCTTACTGGAGTTCGGATAACGGCGCATCATCTCTTTGAGCTGGCGCTCGGCCTGTCGTGCCTGCGTGATGTCGCGGTCGGGTGCCTGCACCTGCTTGAGATGAATCTCGGCCATCTTCATCATGACTTCGGGAGCCAGCGGATCATCGGGGAAGAACTGAATCCAATCGCGGTATTCGACCTCGGCCTGCGCCAGGCTCTTAGAGCCGCCTTGCAGGTAATAGGTGTCGGCGATGGAGAGCTTCGCCATTTTGATCATCGGGCTATCGGTATAGGTGTTGATCATGGTGTTCCACAGGATACGCCCCTGATCGAAATTGCCCTTGCGGGCAGCGTCAGTGGCATCGCGGAACAACTCGGCGTCGCGGCCCGGCCCCTTCGCCTCTTCTAAGGTGATCTTCGATTTCGGCTTGCCGCCGCAGGCCGTGAAGGCGAGCGTCAGGGCAAGCGCCAGGATAGAAATTTTTACTGCTTTCATAAGACTTCGCTGGCAGCCGCTCCGCTCTGCACAGTCGCGGCTGACTCCTTTACTTGGATTTAAAGGCTGAATGATCGAGCACGGGTAAAACGCCGGGGCGTACTTTGCGCTTCTCGATTCAACGGCGGCTAAACCGTCAGCGGCTCCATCGCTTTCTGGCGCAACGCCCGGGTCGCCGCTTCCGCATCGCCGGTTCCGAAAACTGCCGAACCGGCAACCAGCCAGCGCGCTCCCGCGCGCACCACCTCGACGACGTTTTCGAGCCCGACGCCGCCATCTATTTCAATCTGCACGTTGAGGCCGCGACTTTCAATCATACCGCGTAGGCGACTGACCTTGTCAAGACACGGCTCAATGAACGACTGGCCGCCGAAGCCCGGATTGACGCTCATCACCAGGACATAATCAACGTAGCGCAACGCCTCTTCGATGGCCGCGAGCGGCGTCGCCGGGTTCAGCACCACGCCGGGGCGGCAGCCCAGCTCGCGGATCGCCGTAAGCGTCCGGTGCAGATGCGTCACCGCCTCGACATGCACGGAGATCAGGTTGGCGCCGGCGCGCGCAAAATCACTGATGTAGCGGTCGGGGTCGGTAATCATCAGGTGACAGTCGAGCGGCAGCTTCGTGGTTTTGCGCGCCGCCTTGACGACCAGCGGGCCAATTGTAATGTTCGGCACAAAGTGCCCGTCCATGATGTCAACGTGAATCAAGCCGGCGCCGCCGCGCTCGGCAGCTTGAATCTCTTCGCCGAGTCGCGCGAAATCGGCGGATAAAATTGATGGCGCAATTTCAACCATGAGTCGTTCTCAGTTACCAGTTGCTCGTTCCCGGTTCCCATCCGATTATGGGTCGCTTGCCAGCGCCGATTGCCGATGGCAGCGCGCCAGAAACGGGCAACTGACACCTGACAACTGACACCTGGTAGCTGGAAACCGGGAACTGGTTTTCGCCTTTCGCCGGGCCGGCGCTGACGATAATGGTGACCGTCGAATCTTTCTTGACCGAAGCGTTCGGGCCGGGCCGCGTTTCAATGACGGTGTCCGCTGGCGCGGCATCGTTGCGGCGCGTCACCTTGACCTTGAGCCCGGCGTGCTCGGCCAGCTTTTGAGCTTCGGCTTCGGGCTTGCCTATACAATCGGGAACGCGCGTGTCGCCGATGCGGAAGAGCGTATAAATGGTGATCGTCGCGCTCAGGAAAAAGGCCAGCGCCAGCACGATGACCATGCCGATACGCCGTGTCAGCGTCCAGGCAATGCTGCGCGCCGCGGGATGATTGCCGGTCGTGGACGTACTCATCACGGCAAGTCTAGCACCCGCTGATGGCGGCTTTCAACCTCGCGCTCAAAGCGCGAATCTGGGAAGGAGATCGAACCCACGCGACTTTGGTGGGTCGGCGTGCGTGTGAGTGTGAGATGACGAGCGGCGATCACCATCCATCAAAGCAGCAGGCCAAGCGCGTGTAGGTTCTGTGCAAAGCTGTCGCCGGCCATCCAGATCAGTGAAAACAGGCCGTACAAACCGATGGCGAAAGCGGCGATCATTACCGCGTAATAAACCAGCACCGTCAAGCCGAGCGCCCGATTCTCTTCATATAATTCCCGCGTGTCTTGCATATCCGCCTCCTTTGCGTTTGCCGACATCTA harbors:
- the rpe gene encoding ribulose-phosphate 3-epimerase — translated: MVEIAPSILSADFARLGEEIQAAERGGAGLIHVDIMDGHFVPNITIGPLVVKAARKTTKLPLDCHLMITDPDRYISDFARAGANLISVHVEAVTHLHRTLTAIRELGCRPGVVLNPATPLAAIEEALRYVDYVLVMSVNPGFGGQSFIEPCLDKVSRLRGMIESRGLNVQIEIDGGVGLENVVEVVRAGARWLVAGSAVFGTGDAEAATRALRQKAMEPLTV
- a CDS encoding PASTA domain-containing protein; this encodes MSTSTTGNHPAARSIAWTLTRRIGMVIVLALAFFLSATITIYTLFRIGDTRVPDCIGKPEAEAQKLAEHAGLKVKVTRRNDAAPADTVIETRPGPNASVKKDSTVTIIVSAGPAKGENQFPVSSYQVSVVRCQLPVSGALPSAIGAGKRPIIGWEPGTSNW